The Candidatus Dormiibacterota bacterium genome has a window encoding:
- a CDS encoding serine hydrolase has protein sequence MLRSRPAALTAGAAVLITVVVSNQPHDEVLTHPQSASAASTIRTDRRSAPAPMRTLQRRIEFADGSASHPGAPAVAADTGILVDLDTRTILWERNPHTSHAPASTTKLVSTLVALENFGPDRQVTITPDALHQAGDETVMGIHAGETYTVSDLLAGMLLISGNDAATAMAVDTVGMDGFVAAMNAQMGALGLHDSHFTTPVGLDDPAQLSSAYDLAAVATVTGEMFPQFQRLVSTIDMQLPAGSGHPGFQLHNLNRLLSLYPPTVGVKPGYTGNAGPCLVAEAVRENHRLVAVLLGAPHLYSDMRLLLDWGFTQKGLPPTVTPPPAPPPARPHR, from the coding sequence ATGCTCCGGTCGCGTCCCGCCGCCCTGACGGCGGGCGCCGCCGTGCTGATCACCGTGGTCGTCTCGAACCAGCCGCACGACGAGGTGCTGACCCACCCCCAGTCGGCGTCGGCGGCCTCCACCATCCGCACCGACCGCCGCAGCGCGCCGGCGCCGATGCGCACCCTGCAGCGCCGCATCGAGTTCGCCGACGGTTCGGCATCGCACCCCGGTGCCCCGGCGGTGGCCGCCGACACCGGCATCCTCGTCGACCTCGACACCCGCACCATCCTCTGGGAGCGCAACCCCCACACCTCCCACGCCCCCGCCAGCACCACCAAGCTGGTCAGCACCCTGGTCGCGCTCGAGAACTTCGGCCCCGACCGGCAGGTGACGATCACCCCCGACGCCCTCCACCAGGCCGGCGACGAGACGGTGATGGGGATCCACGCCGGCGAGACCTACACGGTCAGCGACCTGCTCGCCGGCATGCTGTTGATCAGCGGCAACGACGCCGCCACCGCGATGGCGGTCGACACCGTCGGCATGGACGGCTTCGTCGCCGCCATGAACGCGCAGATGGGGGCGCTGGGGCTGCACGACTCCCACTTCACCACGCCGGTGGGGCTCGACGATCCCGCCCAGCTGTCCTCCGCCTACGACCTCGCCGCGGTGGCGACCGTGACCGGCGAGATGTTCCCCCAGTTTCAGCGGCTCGTGTCCACAATCGACATGCAGCTGCCGGCGGGCAGCGGCCACCCGGGCTTCCAGCTGCACAACCTCAACCGGCTGCTGTCGCTCTACCCGCCCACGGTCGGGGTCAAGCCCGGCTACACCGGCAACGCCGGCCCCTGCCTGGTGGCCGAGGCGGTCCGCGAGAACCACCGCCTCGTCGCCGTCCTCCTCGGCGCCCCCCACCTCTACAGCGACATGCGCCTCCTCCTCGACTGGGGGTTCACCCAGAAGGGCCTCCCGCCCACCGTGACCCCCCCGCCCGCGCCGCCGCCAGCGCGGCCGCACCGGTAG